In Pithys albifrons albifrons isolate INPA30051 chromosome 8, PitAlb_v1, whole genome shotgun sequence, a single window of DNA contains:
- the MLPH gene encoding melanophilin isoform X9, with protein sequence MRGVGIKRRAEPVGEEDQPGPDCERQTNVADRLRYQREGDAYGEQRELKCKIDQESSKREFLTNQSHLNETHCVHCLQPFKFLLNSKRQCLDCHFYTCKNCSRYNKKEQGWVCDPCRLSRIVKVGSLEWYYEHVRSRFKRFGSAKVLQSLCGRLQPGQGFNSAFLGLHDRVYSLPDINSECQLLTSCDAGDDSDDEDNALRGAEAERYSRMCKTKRLLSVHPFDFELDSDYSAQSRRQSVQLSPAASSPDAFQSFTDFPTSAEGASQESRIADADLVFHHVLQEQDPGVSPLEQHFSTEVRLTVNSRRRSLERNPKPGSSWNEPSRSRYSADMDTSDEDVKGAQFPSYPSHHTKRRNRASSQENLSHSGNQIHELNNRMSAIERILNRLEEKILVHPHKSPAPESQTDPDAEEEELKRKLEELASNISDKEVSSEEEEREEVKRAKKPEMSSASDDVARDAQKVYLTAGKTYQLEKTLKELEEGAQHSGTTDSELSELEDKVASAAAQVQQAESEISDIETRIAALSAAGLTVKSVEKARKKSSGQAACLRSPGPASSSPGEALDDIKAMPGLQRYRRKFNSPLEFTGFDDSFDRNSVYRGSLTQRNPNGKNRRVERLFAKPVMTHLS encoded by the exons ATGCGGGGTGTGGGGATAAAACGACGTGCTGAGCCCGTGGGCGAGGAGGACCAGCCGGGACCGGACTGTGAAAGGCAAACAAACGTCGCTGATAGATTACGTTATCAGCGGGAAGGTGACGCGTACGGGGAGCAAAG GGAGCTGAAATGCAAGATCGACCAGGAGAGCAGCAAGAGAGAGTTCTTGACAAATCAGTCCCACCTCAATGAAACTCACTGTGTCCACTGCCTGCAGCCCTTCAAGTTCCTGCTGAACAGCAAGAGGCAGTGCCTGGACTGCCACTTCTACACCTGCAAGAACTGCAGCCGCTACAACAAGAAGGAACAGGGCTGGGTGTGCGATCCCTGCCGCCTCTCCAG GATTGTGAAGGTCGGTTCCCTGGAGTGGTACTACGAACACGTGCGATCCCGTTTCAAGAGGTTTGGAAGTGCCAAAGTCCTGCAGTCCCTCTGTGGcaggctgcagccagggcaggggttCAACTCTGCTTTTCTAG gTCTTCATGACAGAGTTTACAGCCTGCCAGACATTAACA GTGAGTGCCAGCTGCTCACCAGCTGTGATGCTGGGGATGACAGTGACGACGAGGACAATGCCCTCCGTGGAGCTGAAGCAGAGCGCTACAGCAGA ATGTGCAAGACAAAGCGCCTGCTGTCTGTCCATCCCTTTGATTTTGAGCTGGACTCGGATTACTCTGCTCAGTCTCGCCGTCAGTCTGTGCAGCTCTCTCCGGCAGCAAGCAGTCCAGATGCTTTCCAG TCCTTCACAGATTTCCCCACCTCAGCCGAAGGGGCCTCCCAGGAGTCCAGGATTGCAGATGCAGATCTGGTGTTCCATCATGTCCTGCAGGAACAGGACCCAGGTGTGAGTCCTCTGGAGCAGCACTTCAGCACAGAAGTTCGGCTCACTGTCAATTCACGGAGAAGGAGCCtggaaagaaacccaaaaccTG GCAGCTCCTGGAATGAGCCATCCCGGTCCCGGTACTCTGCAGACATGGACACCTCTGATGAGGATGTGAAGGGGGCCCAGTTCCCTTCCTACCCATCCCATCACACAAAGCGCAGGAACAGAGCCTCCTCCCAGGAGAACCTCAGCCACTCTGGGAATCAG ATTCATGAGCTCAACAATCGCATGTCTGCAATCGAGCGCATTCTGAACCGCTTGGAGGAAAAAATCCTGGTGCACCCTCACAAG TCTCCAGCCCCAGAGTCCCAAACTGATCCCgatgctgaggaggaggagttgAAGAGGAAGCTGGAGGAGTTAGCCAGCAACATCAGTGACAAAGAAGTATCTTCTGAAGAAGAGGAGCGTGAAGAAGTGAAGAGAGCAAAGAAACCAGAGATGAGTTCCGCCAGTGATGACGTGGCCAGAGATGCTCAAAAG GTGTACCTGACTGCTGGAAAGACCTACCAGCTTGAGAAGACCCTGAAGGAGCTTGAGGAAGGGGCTCAGCACAGCGGCACTACCGACTCAGAGCTGTCAGAGCTGGAGGACAAAGTGGCCTCGGCCGCCGCTCAGGTGCAGCAGGCAGAGAGTGAG ATATCAGACATCGAAACACGAATtgcagctctgtctgcagcagGGCTGACGGTGAAGTCAGTGGAAAAGGCAAGGAAGAAGTCGAGTGGGCAG GCTGCCTGTCTCCGCTCTCCTGgtcctgccagcagcagtcCAGGGGAGGCTCTGGATGACATTAAA GCAATGCCCGGACTGCAGAGGTACAGGAGGAAGTTCAACAGTCCCCTGGAGTTCACTG GTTTTGATGACTCCTTTGACCGTAACTCTGTTTACCGTGGCTCCCTGACGCAGAGAAACCCCAACGGGAAGAACAGGAGAGTGGAGAGGCTCTTTGCG
- the MLPH gene encoding melanophilin isoform X3, with amino-acid sequence MRGVGIKRRAEPVGEEDQPGPDCERQTNVADRLRYQREGDAYGEQRELKCKIDQESSKREFLTNQSHLNETHCVHCLQPFKFLLNSKRQCLDCHFYTCKNCSRYNKKEQGWVCDPCRLSRIVKVGSLEWYYEHVRSRFKRFGSAKVLQSLCGRLQPGQGFNSAFLGLHDRVYSLPDINSECQLLTSCDAGDDSDDEDNALRGAEAERYSRMCKTKRLLSVHPFDFELDSDYSAQSRRQSVQLSPAASSPDAFQSFTDFPTSAEGASQESRIADADLVFHHVLQEQDPGVSPLEQHFSTEVRLTVNSRRRSLERNPKPGSSWNEPSRSRYSADMDTSDEDVKGAQFPSYPSHHTKRRNRASSQENLSHSGNQIHELNNRMSAIERILNRLEEKILVHPHKSPAPESQTDPDAEEEELKRKLEELASNISDKEVSSEEEEREEVKRAKKPEMSSASDDVARDAQKRSSAQALSEITAKVLRAINATEKAVWESLHGESQCNGGCALPTGQPPSLGDGKEVAEVYRELEEHVYLTAGKTYQLEKTLKELEEGAQHSGTTDSELSELEDKVASAAAQVQQAESEISDIETRIAALSAAGLTVKSVEKARKKSSGQAMPGLQRYRRKFNSPLEFTGFDDSFDRNSVYRGSLTQRNPNGKNRRVERLFAKPVMTHLS; translated from the exons ATGCGGGGTGTGGGGATAAAACGACGTGCTGAGCCCGTGGGCGAGGAGGACCAGCCGGGACCGGACTGTGAAAGGCAAACAAACGTCGCTGATAGATTACGTTATCAGCGGGAAGGTGACGCGTACGGGGAGCAAAG GGAGCTGAAATGCAAGATCGACCAGGAGAGCAGCAAGAGAGAGTTCTTGACAAATCAGTCCCACCTCAATGAAACTCACTGTGTCCACTGCCTGCAGCCCTTCAAGTTCCTGCTGAACAGCAAGAGGCAGTGCCTGGACTGCCACTTCTACACCTGCAAGAACTGCAGCCGCTACAACAAGAAGGAACAGGGCTGGGTGTGCGATCCCTGCCGCCTCTCCAG GATTGTGAAGGTCGGTTCCCTGGAGTGGTACTACGAACACGTGCGATCCCGTTTCAAGAGGTTTGGAAGTGCCAAAGTCCTGCAGTCCCTCTGTGGcaggctgcagccagggcaggggttCAACTCTGCTTTTCTAG gTCTTCATGACAGAGTTTACAGCCTGCCAGACATTAACA GTGAGTGCCAGCTGCTCACCAGCTGTGATGCTGGGGATGACAGTGACGACGAGGACAATGCCCTCCGTGGAGCTGAAGCAGAGCGCTACAGCAGA ATGTGCAAGACAAAGCGCCTGCTGTCTGTCCATCCCTTTGATTTTGAGCTGGACTCGGATTACTCTGCTCAGTCTCGCCGTCAGTCTGTGCAGCTCTCTCCGGCAGCAAGCAGTCCAGATGCTTTCCAG TCCTTCACAGATTTCCCCACCTCAGCCGAAGGGGCCTCCCAGGAGTCCAGGATTGCAGATGCAGATCTGGTGTTCCATCATGTCCTGCAGGAACAGGACCCAGGTGTGAGTCCTCTGGAGCAGCACTTCAGCACAGAAGTTCGGCTCACTGTCAATTCACGGAGAAGGAGCCtggaaagaaacccaaaaccTG GCAGCTCCTGGAATGAGCCATCCCGGTCCCGGTACTCTGCAGACATGGACACCTCTGATGAGGATGTGAAGGGGGCCCAGTTCCCTTCCTACCCATCCCATCACACAAAGCGCAGGAACAGAGCCTCCTCCCAGGAGAACCTCAGCCACTCTGGGAATCAG ATTCATGAGCTCAACAATCGCATGTCTGCAATCGAGCGCATTCTGAACCGCTTGGAGGAAAAAATCCTGGTGCACCCTCACAAG TCTCCAGCCCCAGAGTCCCAAACTGATCCCgatgctgaggaggaggagttgAAGAGGAAGCTGGAGGAGTTAGCCAGCAACATCAGTGACAAAGAAGTATCTTCTGAAGAAGAGGAGCGTGAAGAAGTGAAGAGAGCAAAGAAACCAGAGATGAGTTCCGCCAGTGATGACGTGGCCAGAGATGCTCAAAAG AGGTCGTCGGCTCAGGCTTTGAGTGAAATCACGGCCAAAGTGCTGAGAGCCATAAATGCCACGGAGAAAGCGGTGTGGGAGTCGTTGCATGGAGAAAGCCAGTGCAAcgggggctgtgccctccccacGGGGCAGCCCCCCAGCCTGGGAGATGGGAAAGAGGTGGCCGAAGTGTACCGTGAGCTTGAGGAACAT GTGTACCTGACTGCTGGAAAGACCTACCAGCTTGAGAAGACCCTGAAGGAGCTTGAGGAAGGGGCTCAGCACAGCGGCACTACCGACTCAGAGCTGTCAGAGCTGGAGGACAAAGTGGCCTCGGCCGCCGCTCAGGTGCAGCAGGCAGAGAGTGAG ATATCAGACATCGAAACACGAATtgcagctctgtctgcagcagGGCTGACGGTGAAGTCAGTGGAAAAGGCAAGGAAGAAGTCGAGTGGGCAG GCAATGCCCGGACTGCAGAGGTACAGGAGGAAGTTCAACAGTCCCCTGGAGTTCACTG GTTTTGATGACTCCTTTGACCGTAACTCTGTTTACCGTGGCTCCCTGACGCAGAGAAACCCCAACGGGAAGAACAGGAGAGTGGAGAGGCTCTTTGCG
- the MLPH gene encoding melanophilin isoform X1, whose amino-acid sequence MRGVGIKRRAEPVGEEDQPGPDCERQTNVADRLRYQREGDAYGEQRELKCKIDQESSKREFLTNQSHLNETHCVHCLQPFKFLLNSKRQCLDCHFYTCKNCSRYNKKEQGWVCDPCRLSRIVKVGSLEWYYEHVRSRFKRFGSAKVLQSLCGRLQPGQGFNSAFLGLHDRVYSLPDINSECQLLTSCDAGDDSDDEDNALRGAEAERYSRMCKTKRLLSVHPFDFELDSDYSAQSRRQSVQLSPAASSPDAFQSFTDFPTSAEGASQESRIADADLVFHHVLQEQDPGVSPLEQHFSTEVRLTVNSRRRSLERNPKPGSSWNEPSRSRYSADMDTSDEDVKGAQFPSYPSHHTKRRNRASSQENLSHSGNQIHELNNRMSAIERILNRLEEKILVHPHKSPAPESQTDPDAEEEELKRKLEELASNISDKEVSSEEEEREEVKRAKKPEMSSASDDVARDAQKRSSAQALSEITAKVLRAINATEKAVWESLHGESQCNGGCALPTGQPPSLGDGKEVAEVYRELEEHVYLTAGKTYQLEKTLKELEEGAQHSGTTDSELSELEDKVASAAAQVQQAESEISDIETRIAALSAAGLTVKSVEKARKKSSGQAACLRSPGPASSSPGEALDDIKAMPGLQRYRRKFNSPLEFTGFDDSFDRNSVYRGSLTQRNPNGKNRRVERLFAKPVMTHLS is encoded by the exons ATGCGGGGTGTGGGGATAAAACGACGTGCTGAGCCCGTGGGCGAGGAGGACCAGCCGGGACCGGACTGTGAAAGGCAAACAAACGTCGCTGATAGATTACGTTATCAGCGGGAAGGTGACGCGTACGGGGAGCAAAG GGAGCTGAAATGCAAGATCGACCAGGAGAGCAGCAAGAGAGAGTTCTTGACAAATCAGTCCCACCTCAATGAAACTCACTGTGTCCACTGCCTGCAGCCCTTCAAGTTCCTGCTGAACAGCAAGAGGCAGTGCCTGGACTGCCACTTCTACACCTGCAAGAACTGCAGCCGCTACAACAAGAAGGAACAGGGCTGGGTGTGCGATCCCTGCCGCCTCTCCAG GATTGTGAAGGTCGGTTCCCTGGAGTGGTACTACGAACACGTGCGATCCCGTTTCAAGAGGTTTGGAAGTGCCAAAGTCCTGCAGTCCCTCTGTGGcaggctgcagccagggcaggggttCAACTCTGCTTTTCTAG gTCTTCATGACAGAGTTTACAGCCTGCCAGACATTAACA GTGAGTGCCAGCTGCTCACCAGCTGTGATGCTGGGGATGACAGTGACGACGAGGACAATGCCCTCCGTGGAGCTGAAGCAGAGCGCTACAGCAGA ATGTGCAAGACAAAGCGCCTGCTGTCTGTCCATCCCTTTGATTTTGAGCTGGACTCGGATTACTCTGCTCAGTCTCGCCGTCAGTCTGTGCAGCTCTCTCCGGCAGCAAGCAGTCCAGATGCTTTCCAG TCCTTCACAGATTTCCCCACCTCAGCCGAAGGGGCCTCCCAGGAGTCCAGGATTGCAGATGCAGATCTGGTGTTCCATCATGTCCTGCAGGAACAGGACCCAGGTGTGAGTCCTCTGGAGCAGCACTTCAGCACAGAAGTTCGGCTCACTGTCAATTCACGGAGAAGGAGCCtggaaagaaacccaaaaccTG GCAGCTCCTGGAATGAGCCATCCCGGTCCCGGTACTCTGCAGACATGGACACCTCTGATGAGGATGTGAAGGGGGCCCAGTTCCCTTCCTACCCATCCCATCACACAAAGCGCAGGAACAGAGCCTCCTCCCAGGAGAACCTCAGCCACTCTGGGAATCAG ATTCATGAGCTCAACAATCGCATGTCTGCAATCGAGCGCATTCTGAACCGCTTGGAGGAAAAAATCCTGGTGCACCCTCACAAG TCTCCAGCCCCAGAGTCCCAAACTGATCCCgatgctgaggaggaggagttgAAGAGGAAGCTGGAGGAGTTAGCCAGCAACATCAGTGACAAAGAAGTATCTTCTGAAGAAGAGGAGCGTGAAGAAGTGAAGAGAGCAAAGAAACCAGAGATGAGTTCCGCCAGTGATGACGTGGCCAGAGATGCTCAAAAG AGGTCGTCGGCTCAGGCTTTGAGTGAAATCACGGCCAAAGTGCTGAGAGCCATAAATGCCACGGAGAAAGCGGTGTGGGAGTCGTTGCATGGAGAAAGCCAGTGCAAcgggggctgtgccctccccacGGGGCAGCCCCCCAGCCTGGGAGATGGGAAAGAGGTGGCCGAAGTGTACCGTGAGCTTGAGGAACAT GTGTACCTGACTGCTGGAAAGACCTACCAGCTTGAGAAGACCCTGAAGGAGCTTGAGGAAGGGGCTCAGCACAGCGGCACTACCGACTCAGAGCTGTCAGAGCTGGAGGACAAAGTGGCCTCGGCCGCCGCTCAGGTGCAGCAGGCAGAGAGTGAG ATATCAGACATCGAAACACGAATtgcagctctgtctgcagcagGGCTGACGGTGAAGTCAGTGGAAAAGGCAAGGAAGAAGTCGAGTGGGCAG GCTGCCTGTCTCCGCTCTCCTGgtcctgccagcagcagtcCAGGGGAGGCTCTGGATGACATTAAA GCAATGCCCGGACTGCAGAGGTACAGGAGGAAGTTCAACAGTCCCCTGGAGTTCACTG GTTTTGATGACTCCTTTGACCGTAACTCTGTTTACCGTGGCTCCCTGACGCAGAGAAACCCCAACGGGAAGAACAGGAGAGTGGAGAGGCTCTTTGCG
- the MLPH gene encoding melanophilin isoform X5 — translation MGRKLDLSKLTDEEAKHVWEVVQRDFDLRKKEEERLEELKCKIDQESSKREFLTNQSHLNETHCVHCLQPFKFLLNSKRQCLDCHFYTCKNCSRYNKKEQGWVCDPCRLSRIVKVGSLEWYYEHVRSRFKRFGSAKVLQSLCGRLQPGQGFNSAFLGLHDRVYSLPDINSECQLLTSCDAGDDSDDEDNALRGAEAERYSRMCKTKRLLSVHPFDFELDSDYSAQSRRQSVQLSPAASSPDAFQSFTDFPTSAEGASQESRIADADLVFHHVLQEQDPGVSPLEQHFSTEVRLTVNSRRRSLERNPKPGSSWNEPSRSRYSADMDTSDEDVKGAQFPSYPSHHTKRRNRASSQENLSHSGNQIHELNNRMSAIERILNRLEEKILVHPHKSPAPESQTDPDAEEEELKRKLEELASNISDKEVSSEEEEREEVKRAKKPEMSSASDDVARDAQKRSSAQALSEITAKVLRAINATEKAVWESLHGESQCNGGCALPTGQPPSLGDGKEVAEVYRELEEHVYLTAGKTYQLEKTLKELEEGAQHSGTTDSELSELEDKVASAAAQVQQAESEISDIETRIAALSAAGLTVKSVEKARKKSSGQAMPGLQRYRRKFNSPLEFTGFDDSFDRNSVYRGSLTQRNPNGKNRRVERLFAKPVMTHLS, via the exons ATGGGCAGGAAGCTGGACCTCTCCAAGCTAACCGACGAAGAAGCGAAGCACGTCTGGGAAGTCGTTCAACGGGACTTTGATCTGCggaaaaaagaggaggaacGGCTGGA GGAGCTGAAATGCAAGATCGACCAGGAGAGCAGCAAGAGAGAGTTCTTGACAAATCAGTCCCACCTCAATGAAACTCACTGTGTCCACTGCCTGCAGCCCTTCAAGTTCCTGCTGAACAGCAAGAGGCAGTGCCTGGACTGCCACTTCTACACCTGCAAGAACTGCAGCCGCTACAACAAGAAGGAACAGGGCTGGGTGTGCGATCCCTGCCGCCTCTCCAG GATTGTGAAGGTCGGTTCCCTGGAGTGGTACTACGAACACGTGCGATCCCGTTTCAAGAGGTTTGGAAGTGCCAAAGTCCTGCAGTCCCTCTGTGGcaggctgcagccagggcaggggttCAACTCTGCTTTTCTAG gTCTTCATGACAGAGTTTACAGCCTGCCAGACATTAACA GTGAGTGCCAGCTGCTCACCAGCTGTGATGCTGGGGATGACAGTGACGACGAGGACAATGCCCTCCGTGGAGCTGAAGCAGAGCGCTACAGCAGA ATGTGCAAGACAAAGCGCCTGCTGTCTGTCCATCCCTTTGATTTTGAGCTGGACTCGGATTACTCTGCTCAGTCTCGCCGTCAGTCTGTGCAGCTCTCTCCGGCAGCAAGCAGTCCAGATGCTTTCCAG TCCTTCACAGATTTCCCCACCTCAGCCGAAGGGGCCTCCCAGGAGTCCAGGATTGCAGATGCAGATCTGGTGTTCCATCATGTCCTGCAGGAACAGGACCCAGGTGTGAGTCCTCTGGAGCAGCACTTCAGCACAGAAGTTCGGCTCACTGTCAATTCACGGAGAAGGAGCCtggaaagaaacccaaaaccTG GCAGCTCCTGGAATGAGCCATCCCGGTCCCGGTACTCTGCAGACATGGACACCTCTGATGAGGATGTGAAGGGGGCCCAGTTCCCTTCCTACCCATCCCATCACACAAAGCGCAGGAACAGAGCCTCCTCCCAGGAGAACCTCAGCCACTCTGGGAATCAG ATTCATGAGCTCAACAATCGCATGTCTGCAATCGAGCGCATTCTGAACCGCTTGGAGGAAAAAATCCTGGTGCACCCTCACAAG TCTCCAGCCCCAGAGTCCCAAACTGATCCCgatgctgaggaggaggagttgAAGAGGAAGCTGGAGGAGTTAGCCAGCAACATCAGTGACAAAGAAGTATCTTCTGAAGAAGAGGAGCGTGAAGAAGTGAAGAGAGCAAAGAAACCAGAGATGAGTTCCGCCAGTGATGACGTGGCCAGAGATGCTCAAAAG AGGTCGTCGGCTCAGGCTTTGAGTGAAATCACGGCCAAAGTGCTGAGAGCCATAAATGCCACGGAGAAAGCGGTGTGGGAGTCGTTGCATGGAGAAAGCCAGTGCAAcgggggctgtgccctccccacGGGGCAGCCCCCCAGCCTGGGAGATGGGAAAGAGGTGGCCGAAGTGTACCGTGAGCTTGAGGAACAT GTGTACCTGACTGCTGGAAAGACCTACCAGCTTGAGAAGACCCTGAAGGAGCTTGAGGAAGGGGCTCAGCACAGCGGCACTACCGACTCAGAGCTGTCAGAGCTGGAGGACAAAGTGGCCTCGGCCGCCGCTCAGGTGCAGCAGGCAGAGAGTGAG ATATCAGACATCGAAACACGAATtgcagctctgtctgcagcagGGCTGACGGTGAAGTCAGTGGAAAAGGCAAGGAAGAAGTCGAGTGGGCAG GCAATGCCCGGACTGCAGAGGTACAGGAGGAAGTTCAACAGTCCCCTGGAGTTCACTG GTTTTGATGACTCCTTTGACCGTAACTCTGTTTACCGTGGCTCCCTGACGCAGAGAAACCCCAACGGGAAGAACAGGAGAGTGGAGAGGCTCTTTGCG
- the MLPH gene encoding melanophilin isoform X12 — MGRKLDLSKLTDEEAKHVWEVVQRDFDLRKKEEERLEELKCKIDQESSKREFLTNQSHLNETHCVHCLQPFKFLLNSKRQCLDCHFYTCKNCSRYNKKEQGWVCDPCRLSRIVKVGSLEWYYEHVRSRFKRFGSAKVLQSLCGRLQPGQGFNSAFLGLHDRVYSLPDINSECQLLTSCDAGDDSDDEDNALRGAEAERYSRMCKTKRLLSVHPFDFELDSDYSAQSRRQSVQLSPAASSPDAFQSFTDFPTSAEGASQESRIADADLVFHHVLQEQDPGVSPLEQHFSTEVRLTVNSRRRSLERNPKPGSSWNEPSRSRYSADMDTSDEDVKGAQFPSYPSHHTKRRNRASSQENLSHSGNQSPAPESQTDPDAEEEELKRKLEELASNISDKEVSSEEEEREEVKRAKKPEMSSASDDVARDAQKVYLTAGKTYQLEKTLKELEEGAQHSGTTDSELSELEDKVASAAAQVQQAESEISDIETRIAALSAAGLTVKSVEKARKKSSGQAACLRSPGPASSSPGEALDDIKAMPGLQRYRRKFNSPLEFTGFDDSFDRNSVYRGSLTQRNPNGKNRRVERLFAKPVMTHLS; from the exons ATGGGCAGGAAGCTGGACCTCTCCAAGCTAACCGACGAAGAAGCGAAGCACGTCTGGGAAGTCGTTCAACGGGACTTTGATCTGCggaaaaaagaggaggaacGGCTGGA GGAGCTGAAATGCAAGATCGACCAGGAGAGCAGCAAGAGAGAGTTCTTGACAAATCAGTCCCACCTCAATGAAACTCACTGTGTCCACTGCCTGCAGCCCTTCAAGTTCCTGCTGAACAGCAAGAGGCAGTGCCTGGACTGCCACTTCTACACCTGCAAGAACTGCAGCCGCTACAACAAGAAGGAACAGGGCTGGGTGTGCGATCCCTGCCGCCTCTCCAG GATTGTGAAGGTCGGTTCCCTGGAGTGGTACTACGAACACGTGCGATCCCGTTTCAAGAGGTTTGGAAGTGCCAAAGTCCTGCAGTCCCTCTGTGGcaggctgcagccagggcaggggttCAACTCTGCTTTTCTAG gTCTTCATGACAGAGTTTACAGCCTGCCAGACATTAACA GTGAGTGCCAGCTGCTCACCAGCTGTGATGCTGGGGATGACAGTGACGACGAGGACAATGCCCTCCGTGGAGCTGAAGCAGAGCGCTACAGCAGA ATGTGCAAGACAAAGCGCCTGCTGTCTGTCCATCCCTTTGATTTTGAGCTGGACTCGGATTACTCTGCTCAGTCTCGCCGTCAGTCTGTGCAGCTCTCTCCGGCAGCAAGCAGTCCAGATGCTTTCCAG TCCTTCACAGATTTCCCCACCTCAGCCGAAGGGGCCTCCCAGGAGTCCAGGATTGCAGATGCAGATCTGGTGTTCCATCATGTCCTGCAGGAACAGGACCCAGGTGTGAGTCCTCTGGAGCAGCACTTCAGCACAGAAGTTCGGCTCACTGTCAATTCACGGAGAAGGAGCCtggaaagaaacccaaaaccTG GCAGCTCCTGGAATGAGCCATCCCGGTCCCGGTACTCTGCAGACATGGACACCTCTGATGAGGATGTGAAGGGGGCCCAGTTCCCTTCCTACCCATCCCATCACACAAAGCGCAGGAACAGAGCCTCCTCCCAGGAGAACCTCAGCCACTCTGGGAATCAG TCTCCAGCCCCAGAGTCCCAAACTGATCCCgatgctgaggaggaggagttgAAGAGGAAGCTGGAGGAGTTAGCCAGCAACATCAGTGACAAAGAAGTATCTTCTGAAGAAGAGGAGCGTGAAGAAGTGAAGAGAGCAAAGAAACCAGAGATGAGTTCCGCCAGTGATGACGTGGCCAGAGATGCTCAAAAG GTGTACCTGACTGCTGGAAAGACCTACCAGCTTGAGAAGACCCTGAAGGAGCTTGAGGAAGGGGCTCAGCACAGCGGCACTACCGACTCAGAGCTGTCAGAGCTGGAGGACAAAGTGGCCTCGGCCGCCGCTCAGGTGCAGCAGGCAGAGAGTGAG ATATCAGACATCGAAACACGAATtgcagctctgtctgcagcagGGCTGACGGTGAAGTCAGTGGAAAAGGCAAGGAAGAAGTCGAGTGGGCAG GCTGCCTGTCTCCGCTCTCCTGgtcctgccagcagcagtcCAGGGGAGGCTCTGGATGACATTAAA GCAATGCCCGGACTGCAGAGGTACAGGAGGAAGTTCAACAGTCCCCTGGAGTTCACTG GTTTTGATGACTCCTTTGACCGTAACTCTGTTTACCGTGGCTCCCTGACGCAGAGAAACCCCAACGGGAAGAACAGGAGAGTGGAGAGGCTCTTTGCG